GTCGAAAAACACCAGCCCAGAGCCAAAGCCATTACAGCAATAATCACCAAGTAAACTGCCAGGGTTTTTCCGCCGAATTCTTTCCTTAAGACTAGGATAGTTCCCCAGCTGGTAATCGGCCCTACCAGCAAAAGCACCATCCCTGCTCCAATGCTCATCCCCTGCGATACAAAAGCATGCACCAAAGGA
The bacterium genome window above contains:
- a CDS encoding permease; this encodes PLVHAFVSQGMSIGAGMVLLLVGPITSWGTILVLRKEFGGKTLAVYLVIIAVMALALGWCFSTI